A region of uncultured Anaeromusa sp. DNA encodes the following proteins:
- a CDS encoding cupin domain-containing protein, which yields MKKNYSILNAGPFETLQEKEYHGFSGKLFVGSDLGLTGCELSLNRLAAGTAMPFVHAHKKNEELYLILRGSGVFFVDGEEFPLREGTLIRVAPAGERSWKASDNEDLYFICIQAQEHSLTQATRDDGILLDTKTSWMH from the coding sequence ATGAAAAAAAACTATTCTATTTTAAATGCCGGTCCCTTTGAAACTCTACAGGAGAAAGAATACCACGGCTTCTCTGGAAAGCTTTTTGTCGGAAGCGACCTAGGGCTCACAGGCTGCGAACTGTCGCTGAACCGCTTGGCTGCCGGCACTGCCATGCCCTTCGTACACGCCCACAAGAAAAATGAAGAGTTGTACCTGATTTTGCGAGGAAGCGGCGTCTTTTTTGTCGATGGCGAAGAATTCCCACTACGAGAAGGCACCCTCATCCGCGTTGCACCAGCAGGTGAGCGCAGTTGGAAAGCCAGCGACAACGAAGACTTGTATTTCATCTGCATTCAGGCGCAAGAACACAGTCTGACTCAAGCCACCAGAGACGACGGCATCCTCTTGGATACCAAAACATCTTGGATGCATTAA
- a CDS encoding cytochrome c biogenesis protein CcdA: MEYLISFLEGIITFVSPCMLPLLPLYAAYFGGGASTGKALVHALGFVLGFTLIFVTMGAFAATAGSFLREYQGQVDLVAGAIIVLFGLNYTGLFSIGFLNRTYALDVQVRPLGLGSAILFGMVFALGWTPCVGAFLGSALLLASQQDSAIRGVGMLLCYSLGLGIPFIVATMLLDHLKGALAVVKENYHVINKLCGVLLIVLGLLMMSGWLGIFLGMLSF, encoded by the coding sequence ATGGAGTATCTTATTTCGTTTCTAGAAGGAATTATTACCTTTGTTTCACCATGCATGCTGCCGCTGTTACCTCTGTATGCCGCTTATTTTGGCGGCGGCGCTTCGACGGGCAAGGCGCTAGTGCATGCACTGGGGTTTGTTTTAGGATTTACCTTGATTTTTGTGACGATGGGGGCTTTTGCGGCGACGGCAGGCTCTTTTTTGCGGGAGTATCAAGGGCAAGTTGATTTGGTGGCCGGCGCGATTATTGTTTTATTTGGTTTGAATTATACGGGATTGTTTTCGATTGGATTTTTGAACCGTACCTATGCGCTTGACGTGCAGGTGCGTCCTTTGGGATTGGGTTCGGCGATTTTATTTGGAATGGTTTTTGCGTTAGGGTGGACTCCTTGTGTGGGAGCTTTTTTGGGTTCGGCGCTGCTTTTAGCTTCGCAGCAGGATTCGGCGATTCGTGGCGTAGGCATGCTTCTTTGCTACTCTTTGGGGCTAGGGATTCCTTTTATCGTGGCGACTATGCTGCTGGATCATCTTAAAGGCGCCCTGGCGGTAGTGAAAGAGAACTATCATGTGATTAACAAGCTTTGCGGTGTATTACTCATTGTCTTAGGCTTGTTAATGATGTCCGGTTGGTTAGGAATCTTTTTAGGGATGCTCAGTTTTTAG
- a CDS encoding thiamine phosphate synthase, with protein sequence MAELICVTQRKLCPDDFLERVSRLAQAKLQAILLREKDLGEADYEELAREVQKRCIPWGVRLIVRRYAGVARRLGVRQLHLSMEELRQAEPGALAGLQVGVSVHSVAEAAEAEHLGTAYLIAGHIYATDCKKGLQPRGLDFLSEVCRTVKMPVYAIGGVTAERVSELLVCGAAGCCVMSGVMQCSAPEEYLTKVLAKLADENL encoded by the coding sequence ATGGCAGAATTGATTTGCGTGACTCAGCGCAAACTGTGTCCAGATGATTTTTTGGAGCGCGTCAGCCGTTTAGCGCAGGCGAAGCTACAAGCAATTTTGCTGAGGGAAAAGGATTTGGGCGAAGCAGATTATGAAGAGCTGGCGCGCGAGGTACAGAAACGCTGTATTCCTTGGGGAGTACGCCTTATAGTGCGTCGTTACGCCGGTGTGGCGCGGCGACTGGGCGTAAGGCAACTGCATTTGTCCATGGAAGAGCTGCGTCAGGCGGAGCCAGGCGCGTTAGCGGGGCTGCAAGTGGGCGTATCAGTTCACTCGGTGGCAGAGGCTGCGGAGGCGGAACATCTGGGGACGGCTTATCTTATTGCCGGGCATATCTATGCGACAGACTGCAAAAAAGGATTGCAACCGCGAGGACTCGATTTTTTGAGCGAAGTGTGCCGGACGGTCAAGATGCCTGTATATGCCATTGGTGGCGTGACGGCGGAGCGCGTGTCGGAGTTACTGGTTTGTGGTGCGGCAGGCTGTTGTGTCATGTCTGGCGTGATGCAATGCTCTGCACCGGAAGAATATCTCACAAAGGTGCTTGCAAAATTAGCTGATGAAAATCTGTAA
- the thiS gene encoding sulfur carrier protein ThiS translates to MRVNGEKICLEKPLTLTAYLATKQFDCRMVAVERNGQIVPKADYEKVELQEEDILEIVRFVGGG, encoded by the coding sequence ATGCGCGTGAATGGTGAAAAAATTTGTCTAGAAAAACCGTTGACCTTGACGGCGTATTTGGCAACGAAGCAGTTTGACTGCCGGATGGTTGCGGTGGAGCGCAACGGGCAGATTGTGCCCAAAGCAGACTATGAGAAAGTGGAACTCCAGGAAGAGGATATTTTGGAAATTGTGCGCTTTGTAGGAGGCGGCTGA
- a CDS encoding zinc ribbon domain-containing protein YjdM yields the protein MSTLPNCPKCNSEYTYEDRGLFICPECAHEWAAGEAAEAEAGLVVKDAHGNRLADGDAVTIIKDLKVKGASSSLKIGTKVKNIRLVEGDHNIDCQIEGFGAMKLKSEFVKKA from the coding sequence ATGTCGACATTGCCAAACTGTCCTAAATGTAATTCCGAATATACCTATGAAGATCGGGGCCTTTTTATTTGTCCAGAATGCGCGCATGAATGGGCTGCCGGGGAAGCTGCCGAGGCGGAGGCAGGCCTAGTGGTCAAAGACGCCCATGGGAACCGTCTTGCCGACGGCGATGCCGTGACCATCATCAAGGACTTAAAAGTAAAAGGAGCGTCCTCTTCGCTGAAAATCGGTACCAAGGTGAAGAATATTCGCTTGGTAGAGGGCGACCATAATATTGACTGTCAAATTGAAGGTTTTGGCGCCATGAAGCTGAAATCGGAGTTTGTGAAAAAAGCCTAG
- a CDS encoding energy-coupling factor ABC transporter permease, which translates to MHMADALISPAVGGAMWGITACLTAYAAKKVQSDLEERKIPLMGVLGAFVFAAQMINFSIPGTGSSGHLGGGLLLAILLGPHAAFLTIASILMIQALFFADGGLLALGCNIFNLGFFPCYLAYPLIYKPLAGGSSSKGRILAASVLAGVLGLQAGAFSVVLETLFSGISELPFSTFVLLMQPIHLAIGLVEGLVVAAVVSFLAQAAPHVLSGPAPTRKIQRASLAAFFCLALFIAGGLSWFASTQPDGLEWSVAETSGQEELTTTSELHALLQQWQEKYSPFPDYNFKSEETAEAAADSKDTWPAVDTGKSVAGMLGAFLTLGLAFFTGKALRYAAKHH; encoded by the coding sequence ATGCACATGGCCGATGCTCTAATTTCACCAGCAGTTGGCGGCGCGATGTGGGGCATAACCGCTTGCCTGACCGCCTACGCTGCCAAAAAAGTACAATCTGATTTAGAAGAACGAAAAATCCCCTTAATGGGCGTATTGGGCGCCTTTGTCTTTGCCGCCCAAATGATTAATTTCTCCATCCCCGGCACTGGTTCCAGCGGCCATCTGGGAGGCGGGTTGCTTTTGGCAATTCTTTTGGGTCCCCATGCCGCTTTTCTCACTATTGCCTCCATCTTAATGATTCAAGCTTTATTTTTTGCCGACGGCGGTCTTTTAGCGCTCGGCTGTAATATTTTCAACCTAGGCTTTTTTCCCTGTTATCTGGCTTACCCGCTTATCTACAAGCCCCTTGCCGGAGGTTCCTCTTCTAAAGGTCGCATCCTCGCCGCTTCTGTTTTAGCCGGCGTACTGGGCCTACAGGCTGGAGCCTTCAGCGTAGTTCTGGAAACGTTGTTTTCCGGCATCAGCGAGCTCCCCTTTAGCACTTTTGTTTTGCTGATGCAGCCCATTCATCTGGCCATCGGTTTAGTGGAGGGTCTGGTTGTGGCAGCGGTTGTCAGCTTTCTGGCTCAAGCAGCGCCGCACGTACTGTCCGGCCCAGCTCCCACCAGAAAAATACAACGCGCTAGCTTAGCTGCTTTTTTCTGCCTGGCCCTCTTCATTGCCGGCGGTCTTTCCTGGTTCGCCTCTACACAGCCGGACGGGTTGGAGTGGTCGGTCGCAGAAACAAGCGGCCAAGAAGAATTAACAACTACCAGTGAGCTTCATGCACTACTGCAGCAATGGCAAGAAAAATATTCCCCTTTTCCAGACTATAATTTTAAGAGTGAAGAAACAGCGGAAGCCGCCGCTGATAGCAAAGATACTTGGCCTGCCGTAGACACAGGAAAATCCGTAGCGGGCATGCTTGGCGCTTTTCTCACCTTAGGCCTGGCTTTTTTTACTGGCAAGGCTCTACGCTATGCCGCTAAACATCATTAA
- the cbiQ gene encoding cobalt ECF transporter T component CbiQ has product MLKAESSWLDLRCLEALSSQTAPIQRLHPTTKLLTTLLFLLIIASFSKYELSSLLPLCLYPIGVCALGGIPPAVIAKRLLLAAPVVLMLGLFNPFFDQATYILPGGIAISKGWISFGVIACKLLLSVSASLLLIATTGLQPLCAALRTLGCPKALVVQLLFLYRYLHLLLEESSRILQAYRMRSFQGNAVSMRAWGSLLGQWLLRSMERAERIYQAMRCRGFDGEMPSNLLPSWRGRDISYLLAWSVFFLLCRQFNMPLILGSLLTGGAP; this is encoded by the coding sequence ATGCTTAAGGCCGAATCATCATGGCTGGATCTGCGCTGTCTGGAAGCATTGTCTTCCCAGACAGCGCCCATCCAACGCCTGCATCCCACAACTAAACTGCTGACAACTCTGCTGTTTTTACTCATCATCGCTTCTTTTAGTAAATATGAGCTGTCATCGCTGTTACCGCTTTGCTTGTATCCAATTGGGGTCTGCGCGCTGGGCGGCATCCCTCCTGCCGTCATCGCCAAACGGTTACTGCTAGCCGCCCCAGTTGTTCTAATGCTAGGTCTGTTCAATCCTTTTTTTGACCAAGCTACCTACATACTGCCGGGAGGAATTGCCATTTCTAAAGGCTGGATTTCTTTTGGCGTCATTGCCTGCAAGCTTCTTTTGAGCGTATCTGCATCCCTCCTGCTAATTGCCACCACCGGGTTGCAGCCTCTCTGTGCCGCCCTGCGCACTTTAGGATGCCCAAAAGCGCTTGTTGTGCAGCTATTATTTCTTTACCGATATTTGCATCTTTTGTTAGAAGAAAGCAGCCGCATTTTACAAGCGTATCGCATGCGTTCTTTTCAGGGAAATGCTGTATCAATGCGCGCCTGGGGGTCTCTGCTCGGGCAATGGCTGCTTCGCAGTATGGAGCGAGCTGAGCGTATTTATCAGGCCATGCGCTGCCGGGGCTTTGACGGAGAAATGCCCTCAAACCTCCTTCCCTCCTGGCGTGGCCGCGATATAAGTTATTTGCTTGCCTGGAGCGTATTTTTTTTGCTCTGCCGACAATTCAACATGCCGCTGATTCTCGGCAGCCTATTGACAGGAGGAGCCCCATGA
- a CDS encoding TlpA disulfide reductase family protein, with protein sequence MMNKKILALAIALVVVLAGAGVAYRALTTDTAETQVKQSQETSGNSGGKTAKRQAPDFSVLDAEGKQVSLSSLRGKPVVLNFWASWCGPCREEMPDFQQVYTLYQGRVHFMMVNLTDGSRETQGKAAEFVRRNGFSFPVYYDTKQEAVKGYGITAIPTTFILDADGMVVSQSQGVMRKEVLQKTLDQVLGR encoded by the coding sequence ATGATGAATAAGAAGATTTTAGCATTAGCAATTGCGTTGGTGGTCGTGTTAGCCGGAGCCGGCGTTGCTTATCGCGCGTTGACGACAGATACGGCGGAGACGCAAGTGAAGCAAAGCCAGGAAACATCCGGGAACTCGGGCGGTAAAACCGCTAAACGACAGGCGCCTGACTTTTCCGTACTAGATGCCGAAGGTAAACAGGTGTCATTGTCTTCTTTGCGAGGCAAGCCGGTTGTTTTGAATTTTTGGGCTAGCTGGTGTGGTCCTTGCCGGGAAGAAATGCCTGATTTTCAGCAGGTATATACGCTGTACCAGGGACGCGTGCATTTTATGATGGTCAATCTGACGGACGGCTCGCGGGAAACCCAGGGGAAAGCCGCAGAATTTGTGCGGCGCAACGGCTTCTCATTCCCAGTGTATTACGATACGAAGCAAGAAGCAGTTAAGGGCTATGGAATTACCGCCATTCCTACGACGTTTATTTTGGATGCGGATGGCATGGTGGTTAGCCAATCCCAGGGCGTCATGCGCAAAGAGGTCTTGCAAAAAACATTGGACCAAGTATTGGGGCGGTAA
- a CDS encoding ABC transporter ATP-binding protein — MSHHKITFTDVQYLYPDGTTALQNISLDIGHGEAVAIVGANGSGKTTLLSHVCGAVLPTAGDVNIGGFPVTKKTLDHIRRTVGMVFQDPDDQLFMPTVYEDVAFGPQNLGLPANEVAHRVQTALECVGAWDIKDRPPYRLSGGQKRVVSIATVLAMEPAILVMDEPSAFLDPWARRSLLHLLRSFQHTKLIATHDLDLALELCERTVVLQNGRILADGPTQSIFTNQDLLAQAHLELPFSLQKCPICSKAKE; from the coding sequence ATGAGTCATCACAAAATTACTTTTACCGACGTGCAATATCTGTACCCGGACGGCACCACTGCTTTGCAAAATATTTCTTTGGATATCGGGCACGGTGAAGCGGTCGCTATCGTCGGCGCCAACGGTTCCGGCAAAACCACCTTGCTGTCTCATGTTTGCGGCGCCGTCCTGCCCACTGCTGGAGATGTAAATATTGGCGGTTTCCCGGTTACCAAGAAAACTTTAGATCACATTCGCCGCACCGTAGGCATGGTATTTCAAGATCCCGATGATCAACTCTTCATGCCTACAGTGTACGAAGACGTTGCTTTCGGCCCGCAAAATCTTGGTCTTCCCGCCAACGAGGTAGCTCACCGAGTACAAACGGCCTTGGAATGCGTCGGCGCTTGGGACATCAAAGATCGTCCGCCGTATCGTCTTTCTGGCGGTCAAAAGCGCGTTGTCTCTATCGCCACCGTCTTGGCCATGGAGCCCGCCATTCTGGTTATGGACGAACCCTCCGCTTTCTTGGATCCTTGGGCTCGACGCAGCTTGCTGCATCTTTTACGCAGCTTTCAACATACCAAGCTTATCGCTACGCATGATCTTGATTTAGCTTTGGAGCTGTGCGAGCGCACTGTTGTTTTGCAAAACGGACGCATCCTCGCCGACGGACCCACGCAAAGCATCTTCACGAATCAAGATCTCTTAGCCCAAGCGCACCTGGAACTTCCTTTTTCCTTGCAAAAATGTCCCATATGTTCGAAGGCGAAGGAGTAA
- a CDS encoding sigma 54-interacting transcriptional regulator, which yields MSLLASHTEEMFYTILDNLREAVNVVDTKGYITYVNPSSANYASARVEDMIGKHITEYYPHAALLDVIRDKKPLLDQKMAQGNGRTFIVNAVPLYRQGEFYGGVSTFRDITELDELARTLEYLENELALSQGSGIFDSFIGADGSLRNAIFKAQRSIASVGGPRHSVILGETGTGKTMLAQGMYHFARKIGILKEGAPFVEVNCAQFTNADIAAMEIFGTDKGAFTGAFDKPGLVEVANGGVLFLDEAHALVQHQTMLLKLIESGLVRRMGGRTEHAVDVIIIAASSQDLKQVFLPELYQRLAQYQIELPPLRERSFQEKQQFLEQFVELYCQKAQARYNVRLKVHFTSRAAEVLLAAVFDRNVRQFRDVVNASIDAVAPLVNHLSQGNELIKLVVDEDDIPKAMLEVKSAMTEANEPIAKQESLEELLLSLSALGLGVRKISAELKRRGISMEYYQVAYKLKKLKKNRV from the coding sequence ATGAGTTTATTGGCCTCTCATACGGAGGAAATGTTTTATACCATTTTGGATAATCTGCGAGAAGCTGTCAATGTAGTAGATACCAAAGGGTATATTACCTATGTGAATCCTAGTTCCGCCAACTATGCTTCTGCACGCGTCGAGGATATGATTGGCAAGCACATTACCGAGTACTACCCGCATGCAGCGCTCTTGGATGTGATTCGTGACAAAAAACCATTATTGGATCAAAAAATGGCCCAGGGAAATGGCAGGACCTTTATTGTGAATGCAGTACCCTTGTATCGGCAAGGTGAATTTTATGGAGGCGTTTCCACGTTTCGAGATATTACCGAACTGGATGAACTAGCCCGGACGCTGGAGTATCTGGAAAATGAGCTGGCCCTAAGTCAAGGAAGCGGCATTTTTGACAGCTTTATCGGCGCCGATGGTTCACTGCGCAATGCTATTTTCAAAGCGCAGCGCAGTATTGCATCGGTCGGTGGTCCGCGGCATTCGGTGATTCTGGGAGAGACCGGTACAGGTAAGACGATGCTGGCTCAGGGGATGTATCATTTTGCTCGCAAAATCGGCATTTTGAAAGAAGGCGCGCCGTTTGTCGAAGTGAATTGCGCGCAGTTCACCAATGCGGACATTGCAGCCATGGAAATATTCGGTACCGATAAAGGAGCTTTTACAGGGGCTTTTGACAAGCCTGGCCTCGTAGAAGTGGCCAACGGAGGCGTACTGTTTTTGGATGAGGCCCATGCCTTGGTGCAGCACCAGACGATGTTGTTGAAGCTTATCGAATCCGGCTTGGTGCGGCGCATGGGAGGACGGACTGAGCATGCAGTGGATGTCATTATTATTGCGGCATCCAGCCAGGATTTAAAACAGGTATTTTTGCCGGAACTCTACCAGCGTTTGGCGCAGTACCAGATTGAACTGCCGCCATTGCGAGAGCGGAGCTTCCAGGAAAAACAGCAATTTTTGGAACAATTTGTAGAGCTGTACTGTCAAAAGGCGCAAGCCCGCTACAATGTGAGGCTGAAAGTTCATTTTACAAGCCGCGCGGCAGAGGTGCTTTTAGCGGCGGTGTTTGATCGCAATGTTCGACAGTTTCGGGATGTGGTCAATGCCAGCATTGATGCGGTGGCGCCGTTGGTGAACCACCTTTCGCAGGGAAATGAGCTGATCAAGCTGGTGGTGGATGAAGACGACATTCCCAAGGCCATGTTGGAAGTGAAAAGTGCCATGACAGAAGCCAATGAGCCTATTGCCAAGCAGGAGAGTTTGGAAGAACTTCTTCTTAGTTTGTCGGCGCTGGGGCTGGGGGTGCGGAAGATCTCCGCAGAGCTGAAACGAAGGGGCATTTCCATGGAGTACTATCAAGTGGCGTATAAGCTGAAAAAGCTGAAAAAAAATAGAGTATAG
- the thiF gene encoding sulfur carrier protein ThiS adenylyltransferase ThiF, protein MKIEVNGKERELSCRTAFAVRGQLGSDTDVLIVNGFQTDEDCELQDGDMVALIKKGVLPPQEELESLMRSRHTPQVHDKLKTGKVAIAGLGGLGSNIAVMLARIGVGTLLLVDFDVVEPSNLNRQSYYVSHLGMLKTEALKDQLAQINPFIQVETRTARVEEENVVELFQGYDVICEAFDKPAAKAVLVNTALEKLPQAKVVAASGMAGFDSANTIKTRQVMERLYVCGDLESGACRGRGLMAPRVQVCAGHQANMVLRLLTGELEVGGI, encoded by the coding sequence ATGAAAATTGAAGTTAACGGTAAAGAACGGGAGTTGTCCTGCCGTACGGCGTTTGCAGTGAGAGGCCAGCTGGGAAGCGATACGGATGTGTTGATTGTTAACGGCTTTCAGACGGATGAAGATTGCGAACTGCAGGACGGCGATATGGTAGCGCTCATTAAAAAAGGCGTTTTGCCGCCACAAGAGGAGCTGGAAAGCCTAATGCGATCCCGCCATACGCCGCAAGTGCACGACAAGCTCAAAACGGGCAAGGTGGCTATTGCCGGCTTGGGCGGGCTGGGCTCTAATATTGCGGTTATGCTGGCGCGCATCGGTGTAGGTACGCTACTTTTGGTGGATTTTGACGTCGTAGAGCCAAGCAATCTAAATCGTCAAAGCTACTATGTGAGCCACCTGGGCATGCTCAAGACAGAAGCGCTTAAAGACCAACTGGCGCAGATTAATCCGTTTATTCAAGTGGAAACTCGTACGGCCCGTGTTGAAGAAGAGAACGTGGTGGAGCTTTTTCAGGGGTATGACGTGATTTGCGAGGCTTTTGACAAGCCGGCGGCTAAGGCCGTATTGGTGAACACCGCGTTGGAAAAGCTGCCTCAAGCAAAGGTCGTGGCGGCTTCCGGCATGGCTGGTTTTGACAGCGCTAATACGATAAAAACGCGACAGGTTATGGAACGTCTATATGTCTGCGGCGATTTAGAAAGCGGCGCTTGCCGCGGACGCGGCTTGATGGCGCCGCGTGTACAGGTTTGCGCCGGTCATCAAGCCAATATGGTGTTGCGCCTTTTGACGGGCGAATTAGAAGTAGGAGGAATCTAG
- the thiH gene encoding 2-iminoacetate synthase ThiH — protein sequence MDKERVNHMEYQPGMEALESDVLEKVLERTAAYEYKNYTTKDVRRVLAKESISLEDYGVLLSPAAGDCLEEMAVRARWETRKHFGNSVQMFTPLYIANYCENHCVYCGFNCQNRIQRGKLTLAEIESELQTIAKTGLQEILLLTGETRKQSGVEYIGEAVKLAAKYFSTVGIEIYPLNSDEYAYLHACGSDFVCVYQETYNPDKYEQVHLSGPKRIFPYRFHAQERALLGGMRGVAFGALLGLDDFRKDAFSVGVHAYLIQQKYSHAEISFSTPRLRPYINNAANNANDVHEKQLLQVMLAYRLLMPFAGLTISTRERAGFRDHVIGLVATKISSGVSVGVGGHSEEEKGDEQFEIADPRSVDEVHQMVLSRGLQPVYTDYLRV from the coding sequence ATGGATAAAGAAAGAGTCAATCATATGGAATACCAGCCAGGCATGGAGGCGCTGGAGTCGGATGTGCTTGAAAAGGTGCTGGAACGGACTGCGGCGTATGAGTACAAAAATTATACAACCAAGGACGTGCGGCGCGTCTTGGCAAAAGAATCCATTTCTTTGGAAGATTATGGCGTCTTATTGTCGCCAGCGGCAGGAGACTGCCTAGAGGAAATGGCGGTGCGTGCACGTTGGGAGACGCGTAAGCATTTCGGCAATTCCGTGCAGATGTTTACACCTCTGTATATTGCCAATTACTGCGAAAACCACTGTGTGTATTGCGGCTTTAACTGTCAAAATCGTATTCAGAGGGGCAAGTTGACGCTGGCAGAGATTGAAAGTGAGCTGCAGACCATTGCTAAAACCGGGCTGCAAGAAATTTTGCTTCTTACCGGCGAGACGCGCAAGCAATCCGGAGTGGAGTACATTGGCGAAGCGGTTAAATTGGCGGCGAAATACTTTTCGACGGTAGGTATTGAAATTTACCCTCTCAATTCGGACGAATACGCTTATTTGCACGCCTGTGGCAGCGATTTTGTCTGTGTGTACCAAGAAACCTACAATCCGGATAAATACGAGCAAGTGCATTTGAGCGGTCCCAAGCGTATTTTCCCTTACCGCTTTCACGCGCAAGAAAGGGCTCTTTTGGGCGGTATGCGCGGCGTGGCCTTTGGGGCGCTCTTAGGATTGGACGATTTTAGGAAAGACGCCTTTTCTGTAGGGGTTCACGCCTATTTGATTCAGCAGAAGTATTCCCATGCGGAGATTTCTTTTTCTACGCCGCGCTTGCGGCCGTATATCAACAATGCGGCCAATAACGCCAATGACGTTCATGAGAAGCAATTGCTGCAGGTGATGCTGGCGTACCGCCTGCTTATGCCATTTGCGGGTCTTACTATTTCTACCAGGGAACGCGCCGGATTCCGGGATCATGTCATCGGCCTTGTGGCAACGAAGATATCTTCCGGCGTCAGTGTGGGCGTTGGTGGACACAGCGAAGAAGAAAAAGGCGATGAACAGTTTGAAATCGCCGATCCCCGCAGTGTTGACGAGGTACATCAAATGGTGCTGTCGCGCGGGCTGCAGCCTGTATATACTGATTATCTGCGGGTGTAA
- a CDS encoding MarR family winged helix-turn-helix transcriptional regulator has product MKEQLLTYPKQPSICNCMNVRRASRAVTQFYDEQLKSCDITIAQLSMLLRLKEAEALTISQLAQTMRIDRTTLNRNMKPLLENGLIALQQGKDSRTKLVSLTNQGRQTAEEGWACWEKAQELLTTYLGEDDVAKLTALLNKLEALSP; this is encoded by the coding sequence ATGAAAGAACAACTACTTACATACCCCAAGCAGCCCAGCATCTGCAATTGTATGAATGTGCGCCGCGCTTCGCGGGCTGTCACGCAATTCTACGATGAACAGCTCAAGTCATGCGATATTACCATCGCCCAATTGTCCATGCTGCTCCGCCTAAAAGAAGCGGAAGCGTTGACGATCAGCCAGTTAGCTCAAACCATGCGCATTGATCGCACGACATTGAACCGCAATATGAAACCGCTTTTAGAAAACGGTCTCATCGCCTTACAGCAAGGCAAGGACTCACGAACCAAGTTGGTTTCGTTAACAAATCAAGGACGCCAAACAGCAGAAGAAGGCTGGGCCTGCTGGGAAAAAGCGCAAGAATTACTTACAACCTATCTTGGCGAAGACGATGTAGCTAAACTAACTGCCCTGCTAAATAAACTAGAAGCGTTATCTCCCTAA
- a CDS encoding thiazole synthase yields MTDALKIGGREFKSRLILGSGKFSLPLIQAVIEHGQVDIVTLALRRANVGGQENILEYIPKGITLLPNTSGARNAEEAVRIARLARELGCGDFVKLEVIRDSKYLLPDNQETIKATEILAKEGFQVMPYMYPDLNAARALADVGAASVMPLGAPIGSNKGLCTKEFIRILIEEINLPIIVDAGIGRPSQACEAMEMGAAAVMCNTAIATAGDVAQMARAFKQAVEAGREGYLAGLGRVLDGAEASSPLTGFLEA; encoded by the coding sequence ATGACAGATGCATTGAAAATTGGCGGTCGAGAGTTTAAATCCCGTTTGATTTTGGGGTCGGGAAAGTTTTCCTTGCCGTTGATCCAGGCGGTTATCGAGCATGGCCAAGTGGATATCGTAACGCTGGCGCTGCGGCGGGCGAATGTGGGCGGTCAAGAAAACATCTTGGAGTACATACCAAAGGGCATTACTTTGCTGCCTAATACCTCTGGCGCCCGCAACGCTGAAGAAGCGGTGCGTATCGCCAGACTGGCCAGGGAGCTTGGCTGTGGCGATTTTGTAAAGCTGGAGGTCATTCGGGATTCCAAGTACTTGCTGCCGGACAATCAAGAAACCATTAAGGCGACTGAGATTCTGGCAAAAGAGGGCTTTCAGGTTATGCCTTATATGTATCCGGACTTAAATGCGGCTAGGGCCCTGGCGGATGTCGGAGCGGCGTCGGTGATGCCTTTGGGAGCACCCATTGGCAGCAATAAAGGGTTATGTACGAAGGAGTTTATTCGGATTTTGATTGAAGAAATTAATTTACCGATCATTGTTGACGCTGGCATCGGTCGGCCTTCGCAGGCCTGCGAGGCGATGGAGATGGGCGCGGCTGCGGTGATGTGCAATACCGCGATTGCTACGGCCGGAGATGTAGCGCAGATGGCGCGAGCCTTTAAACAAGCCGTGGAAGCTGGACGGGAAGGCTATCTTGCCGGTTTAGGACGGGTGTTGGACGGGGCGGAAGCATCCAGCCCGTTGACCGGATTTTTGGAGGCGTAA